The Accipiter gentilis chromosome 7, bAccGen1.1, whole genome shotgun sequence genome includes a region encoding these proteins:
- the ITGA10 gene encoding integrin alpha-10 isoform X2 has translation MGGNPHRGHPIFSAFSKGQEMGTVSRRWHCHPEDVVTLNPPRTKDSSGHPKTPYPYTPSLKSRSPGRRAGCPGHGCGVQAFLRLGTPWDMLPTLCRDCFARKRGKTPSGAPRACHCPPKPCTSLPPSSLSSFFFFFFPCFSPLCLFFLTPSLKKNPLWLFIFSSQLKMKEEEKKIFKKKKKKEEKKNILYGDRVTFELLTAHAGGSSDGGAMEGGRCRWLLPVLLLLPGLCVGFNVDVRRPRLFHGPAEAQFGYKVLQRVGGGEKWLLVGAPWDSDRQGDVYKCRVGPPNTNCTKANLGSAAPWLSPTPGHNVHFGMTLLDSKDGGFVACAPLWSQACGTSVFSTGICARLDGDLRLVGTIAPTAQRCSTYMDIVIVLDGSNSIYPWYEVQNFLSNILSKFFIGPGQIQVGVLQYGERAVHEWELGRYQTAEEVVEAAKNISRQEGRETRTAFAIHQACTEAFSPERGGRADATRLMIVVTDGESHDGEELPEALAECEKRNVTRYAIAVLGHYLRRQQDPEDFIREIKYIASDPDEKYFFNVTDEAALNDIVDALGDRIFSLEGTHGYNESSFELEMSQIGFSLHLLEDGILFGTVGAYDWDGAVLEESRRGRIIPPRKAFEKEFPVELKNHAAYLGYAISSLRLPSGQRLYVAGAPRFQHKGKVILFEMGTTGTVTVAQALTGEQIGSYFGSEVCALDVDGDGVTDVLLVAAPMYLGAQSRETGRVYLYRVGQRLLAPAGTLHADKKPQDSRFGYALAAVPDLNHDGFNDVVVGAPLEDGHRGAVYVYHGAPGTLLPNYKQRIEAAALGPTLSYFGRSVDGQLDLDGDGLVDLAVGAQGVAVLLRSRQIVQINTSLTVEPPAINVIQKNCQRGGTRAVCLRARVCFRAGTRAQGQQDREIELRYNVSLEERTPGARAAFNSGARRLLQRRLELSLGRQSCLRFPFHVLDTTDYLRPLSFTVRLAMAESTGPVLDERSPTTIRKLIPFFKDCGEDDECVTDLVLSATMDIVGSRQSPHVLRKGRRKVVVDVVLENKKENAYNASLLLCFSNNLHFSSLALQDTSPVKLECMALPGHCRLCSVGYPVFRSLAKVSFTLELEFSCSILLDRAEVTLEASSDSTEATLEDNVVQLSASIRYEPDLFLSSDANLHRYEVHPLGTFPHGPGPEFKTTVKVQNFGCYLVRNVTLHMALPALGYRHTTFLSVTRVLADNATCMLRTPPKEPRQWGTAMVVPVHPDDLLHVDRLDCSNAWCQELSCRLGRLDRGGEISIHILRTIHNDFFRGMVLEIIQGKRVPISLWILVGSILGGLLLLALIIFCLWKLGFFTRKKLPEEEEEKEEQ, from the exons ATGGGGGGGAATCCTCACCGAGGTCACCCCATCTTCTCAGCCTTCTCCAAGGGACAGGAGATGGGGACAGTGTCCAGGAGGTGGCACTGTCACCCGGAGGACGTGGTGACCCTAAATCCGCCGAGAACCAAGGATAGCAGCGGGCACCCCAAAACTCCCTATCCCTACACCCCCAGCCTGAAGTCAAGGTCCCCAGGGAGAAGAGCCGGGTGTCCTGGCCATGGCTGTGGGGTTCAAGCCTTCCTGCGGTTGGGGACACCATGGGACATGCTTCCCACCCTGTGCAGGGACTGCTTTGccaggaaaagggggaaaaccccTTCAGGAGCACCCCGAGCATGCCATTGTCCCCCCAAACCCTGCACGTCCCtgcccccttcttccctctcctctttttttttttttttttttccatgtttttctccactttgcctttttttcctaactccgtccctcaaaaaaaacccactctggCTGTTTATTTTTAGCAGCCAATTGaagatgaaggaggaggaaaaaaaaatatttaaaaaaaaaaaaaaaaaagaggaaaaaaaaaatatcctgtatgGAGACAGAGTAACCTTTGAGCTGCTCACAGCCCATGCTGGCGGCTCCAGCGACGGTGGGGCGATGGAGGGTGGTAGGTGCCGATGGCTTCTTCccgtgctgctcctgctcccag GTCTGTGCGTGGGGTTCAATGTAGATGTGAGGCGCCCACGGCTCTTCCATGGACCGGCCGAGGCCCAGTTCGGCTACAAGGTGCTGCAGCGGGTGGGCGGCGGGGAGAAGTG GCTGCTGGTGGGGGCCCCCTGGGACAGCGACCGCCAAGGTGACGTCTACAAGTGCCGCGTGGGACCCCCCAACACCAACTGCACCAAAGCCAACCTCG GATCCGCAGCCCCGTGGCTCTCCCCGACCCCAGGCCACAACGTGCACTTCGGGATGACCCTCCTGGACTCCAAGGATGGCGGCTTCGTG GCTTGCGCCCCGCTTTGGTCCCAGGCGTGCGGCACCTCTGTCTTCAGCACCGGCATCTGCGCCCGGCTGGACGGTGACCTCCGGCTGGTGGGGACCATTGCCCCTACTGCACAGC GCTGTTCCACCTACATGGACATCGTCATTGTCCTGGACGGCTCCAACAGCATCTACCCCTGGTACGAGGTGCAGAATTTCCTCAGCAACATCCTCAGCAAGTTCTTCATTGGGCCTGGACAGATCCAG GTGGGGGTGCTGCAGTACGGGGAGCGGGCGGTGCATGAGTGGGAGCTGGGGCGATACCAGACAGCAGAGGAGGTGGTGGAGGCGGCCAAGAACATCAGCcggcaggaggggagggagacaCGTACGGCCTTCGCCATCCACCAGGCTTG CACCGAAGCCTTCAGCCccgagcggggcgggcgggcagatgCCACCCGGCTGATGATTGTGGTGACGGACGGGGAGTCCCACGATGGCGAGGAGCTGCCCGAGGCACTGGCAGAGTGTGAGAAGCGCAATGTCACCCGCTATGCCATCGCG GTGCTGGGGCACTACCTCCGCCGGCAGCAGGACCCTGAAGATTTCATCCGTGAGATCAAGTACATCGCCAGCGACCCAGACGAGAAGTATTTCTTCAACGTCACTGATGAGGCCGCCCTCAACGACATTGTGGACGCCTTGGGCGACCGCATCTTCAGCCTGGAAG gcacCCACGGGTACAACGAGAGCTCCTTCGAGCTGGAGATGTCCCAGATTGGCTTCTCCCTCCATCTCCTGGAG GACGGGATCCTCTTTGGCACAGTGGGAGCCTATGACTGGGAcggggctgtgctggaggagagcCGGCGTGGCCGCATCATCCCACCCCGGAAAGCCTTCGAGAAGGAGTTCCCAGTGGAGCTGAAGAATCATGCGGCTTATTTGG GGTATGCCATCTCCTCGCTGCGGTTGCCCAGCGGGCAGCGCCTGTACGTGGCCGGAGCCCCTCGCTTCCAGCACAAGGGCAAGGTGATCCTCTTCGAGATGGGCACCACGGGGACCGTGACAGTGGCCCAGGCACTGACAGGGGAGCAG ATCGGCTCCTACTTCGGCAGCGAGGTGTGCGCCCTGGATGTGGATGGTGACGGGGTCACTGACgtgctgctggtggcagctccCATGTACCTGGGTGCCCAGAGCAGGGAGACGGGGCGGGTGTACCTCTACAGAGTGGGGCAg AGGCTGCTGGCCCCTGCTGGCACCTTGCACGCCGACAAGAAGCCGCAGGACTCTCGGTTCGGCTACGCCTTGGCTGCCGTGCCAGACCTCAACCATGATGGCTTCAATGATGTGGTGGTGGGGGCTCCGCTGGAGGACGGGCACCGTGGTGCTGTCTATGTCTACCACGGTGCCCCGGGCACCCTTCTGCCCAATTACAAGCAG CGCATCGAGGCGGCGGCGCTGGGTCCAACCCTCAGTTATTTTGGGCGCAGCGTGGACGGGCAGCTGGACCTGGACGGGGATGGGCTGGTGGACCTGGCTGTGGGGGCGCAGggggtggctgtgctgctgcG CTCCCGCCAGATTGTCCAGATCAACACATCGCTGACCGTGGAGCCACCGGCCATCAACGTCATCCAGAAGAACTGCCAACGCGGCGGCACCAGAGCTGTCTGCCTCCGGGCCAGGGTCTGCTTCCGCGCCGGGACCCGTGCCCAGGGCCAGCAGGACAGGGAGATTG AGCTCCGATACAACGTGTCCCTGGAGGAGAGGACACCAGGAGCCCGGGCTGCCTTCAACTCTGGTGCCCGGCGGCTGCTGCAGCGCCGCCTTGAGCTCTCCCTggggaggcagagctgcctccGCTTCCCCTTCCACGTCCTG GACACCACAGACTATCTGCGACCCCTCAGCTTCACAGTGAGGTTGGCCATGGCCGAATCCACTGGGCCAGTGCTGGATGAGAGGTCCCCCACCACCATCCGGAAACtg ATCCCCTTCTTCAAGGACTGCGGGGAGGATGACGAGTGTGTCACGGACCTGGTGCTCAGTGCCACCATGGACATCGTGGGCTCCAG gcagagcccccaTGTCCTGCGcaagggcaggaggaaggtggTGGTGGATGTGGTCCTGGAGAACAAGAAGGAGAACGCCTACAACGCCAGcctgctcctctgcttctccaACAACCTCCACTTCTCCAGCCTCGCACTCCAA GACACCAGCCCGGTGAAGCTGGAGTGCATGGCACTGCCGGGTCACTGCCGGCTCTGCAGTGTTGGCTACCCTGTCTTCCGCTCACTGGCCAAG GTGTCCTTCACCCTGGAGCTGGAGTTCAGCTGCTCCATCCTCCTTGACCGAGCTGAGGTCACCCTCGAGGCCAGCAG TGACAGCACAGAGGCGACACTGGAGGACAACGTGGTCCAGCTTTCTGCCTCCATCCGCTATGAGCCTGACCTCTTCCTCTCCAG CGATGCCAACCTGCACCGGTACGAGGTTCACCCACTTGGCACCTTCCCCCATGGCCCCGGGCCTGAATTCAAGACCACGGTGAAG GTGCAGAATTTTGGGTGCTACCTGGTCCGAAACGTCACCCTCCACATGGCCCTACCAGCCCTGGGCTACCGCCATACCACATTCCTCTCAGTCACACGTGTCCTGGCCGACAAT gcTACCTGCATGCTGCGGACCCCCCCCAAGGAGCCACGGCAGTGGGGCACGGCCATGGTGGTCCCCGTGCACCCCGACGACCTCCTGCATGTGGACAGGCTG gacTGCAGCAACGCCTGGTGCCAGgagctgagctgccggctgggccGGCTGGACCGTGGTGGGGAGATCTCTATCCACATCCTCCGCACCATCCACAACGACTTCTTCcgtggg atggTGCTTGAAATCATCCAGGGGAAACGGGTGCCCATCTCCCTCTGGATCCTGGTGGGCAGCATCCTGGGGGGGCTGCTCCTCCTGGCACTGATCATCTTCTGCCTGTGGAAG CTGGGCTTCTTCACCCGCAAGAAGctccccgaggaggaggaggagaaggaggagcagtGA
- the ITGA10 gene encoding integrin alpha-10 isoform X1 — protein sequence MGGNPHRGHPIFSAFSKGQEMGTVSRRWHCHPEDVVTLNPPRTKDSSGHPKTPYPYTPSLKSRSPGRRAGCPGHGCGVQAFLRLGTPWDMLPTLCRDCFARKRGKTPSGAPRACHCPPKPCTSLPPSSLSSFFFFFFPCFSPLCLFFLTPSLKKNPLWLFIFSSQLKMKEEEKKIFKKKKKKEEKKNILYGDRVTFELLTAHAGGSSDGGAMEGGRCRWLLPVLLLLPGLCVGFNVDVRRPRLFHGPAEAQFGYKVLQRVGGGEKWLLVGAPWDSDRQGDVYKCRVGPPNTNCTKANLGSAAPWLSPTPGHNVHFGMTLLDSKDGGFVACAPLWSQACGTSVFSTGICARLDGDLRLVGTIAPTAQRCSTYMDIVIVLDGSNSIYPWYEVQNFLSNILSKFFIGPGQIQVGVLQYGERAVHEWELGRYQTAEEVVEAAKNISRQEGRETRTAFAIHQACTEAFSPERGGRADATRLMIVVTDGESHDGEELPEALAECEKRNVTRYAIAVLGHYLRRQQDPEDFIREIKYIASDPDEKYFFNVTDEAALNDIVDALGDRIFSLEGTHGYNESSFELEMSQIGFSLHLLEDGILFGTVGAYDWDGAVLEESRRGRIIPPRKAFEKEFPVELKNHAAYLGYAISSLRLPSGQRLYVAGAPRFQHKGKVILFEMGTTGTVTVAQALTGEQIGSYFGSEVCALDVDGDGVTDVLLVAAPMYLGAQSRETGRVYLYRVGQRLLAPAGTLHADKKPQDSRFGYALAAVPDLNHDGFNDVVVGAPLEDGHRGAVYVYHGAPGTLLPNYKQRIEAAALGPTLSYFGRSVDGQLDLDGDGLVDLAVGAQGVAVLLRSRQIVQINTSLTVEPPAINVIQKNCQRGGTRAVCLRARVCFRAGTRAQGQQDREIELRYNVSLEERTPGARAAFNSGARRLLQRRLELSLGRQSCLRFPFHVLDTTDYLRPLSFTVRLAMAESTGPVLDERSPTTIRKLIPFFKDCGEDDECVTDLVLSATMDIVGSRQSPHVLRKGRRKVVVDVVLENKKENAYNASLLLCFSNNLHFSSLALQDTSPVKLECMALPGHCRLCSVGYPVFRSLAKVSFTLELEFSCSILLDRAEVTLEASSDSTEATLEDNVVQLSASIRYEPDLFLSSDANLHRYEVHPLGTFPHGPGPEFKTTVKVQNFGCYLVRNVTLHMALPALGYRHTTFLSVTRVLADNATCMLRTPPKEPRQWGTAMVVPVHPDDLLHVDRLDCSNAWCQELSCRLGRLDRGGEISIHILRTIHNDFFRGAKFRSVKVISTIWLGVPESSVLLLEEGAHQREMVLEIIQGKRVPISLWILVGSILGGLLLLALIIFCLWKLGFFTRKKLPEEEEEKEEQ from the exons ATGGGGGGGAATCCTCACCGAGGTCACCCCATCTTCTCAGCCTTCTCCAAGGGACAGGAGATGGGGACAGTGTCCAGGAGGTGGCACTGTCACCCGGAGGACGTGGTGACCCTAAATCCGCCGAGAACCAAGGATAGCAGCGGGCACCCCAAAACTCCCTATCCCTACACCCCCAGCCTGAAGTCAAGGTCCCCAGGGAGAAGAGCCGGGTGTCCTGGCCATGGCTGTGGGGTTCAAGCCTTCCTGCGGTTGGGGACACCATGGGACATGCTTCCCACCCTGTGCAGGGACTGCTTTGccaggaaaagggggaaaaccccTTCAGGAGCACCCCGAGCATGCCATTGTCCCCCCAAACCCTGCACGTCCCtgcccccttcttccctctcctctttttttttttttttttttccatgtttttctccactttgcctttttttcctaactccgtccctcaaaaaaaacccactctggCTGTTTATTTTTAGCAGCCAATTGaagatgaaggaggaggaaaaaaaaatatttaaaaaaaaaaaaaaaaaagaggaaaaaaaaaatatcctgtatgGAGACAGAGTAACCTTTGAGCTGCTCACAGCCCATGCTGGCGGCTCCAGCGACGGTGGGGCGATGGAGGGTGGTAGGTGCCGATGGCTTCTTCccgtgctgctcctgctcccag GTCTGTGCGTGGGGTTCAATGTAGATGTGAGGCGCCCACGGCTCTTCCATGGACCGGCCGAGGCCCAGTTCGGCTACAAGGTGCTGCAGCGGGTGGGCGGCGGGGAGAAGTG GCTGCTGGTGGGGGCCCCCTGGGACAGCGACCGCCAAGGTGACGTCTACAAGTGCCGCGTGGGACCCCCCAACACCAACTGCACCAAAGCCAACCTCG GATCCGCAGCCCCGTGGCTCTCCCCGACCCCAGGCCACAACGTGCACTTCGGGATGACCCTCCTGGACTCCAAGGATGGCGGCTTCGTG GCTTGCGCCCCGCTTTGGTCCCAGGCGTGCGGCACCTCTGTCTTCAGCACCGGCATCTGCGCCCGGCTGGACGGTGACCTCCGGCTGGTGGGGACCATTGCCCCTACTGCACAGC GCTGTTCCACCTACATGGACATCGTCATTGTCCTGGACGGCTCCAACAGCATCTACCCCTGGTACGAGGTGCAGAATTTCCTCAGCAACATCCTCAGCAAGTTCTTCATTGGGCCTGGACAGATCCAG GTGGGGGTGCTGCAGTACGGGGAGCGGGCGGTGCATGAGTGGGAGCTGGGGCGATACCAGACAGCAGAGGAGGTGGTGGAGGCGGCCAAGAACATCAGCcggcaggaggggagggagacaCGTACGGCCTTCGCCATCCACCAGGCTTG CACCGAAGCCTTCAGCCccgagcggggcgggcgggcagatgCCACCCGGCTGATGATTGTGGTGACGGACGGGGAGTCCCACGATGGCGAGGAGCTGCCCGAGGCACTGGCAGAGTGTGAGAAGCGCAATGTCACCCGCTATGCCATCGCG GTGCTGGGGCACTACCTCCGCCGGCAGCAGGACCCTGAAGATTTCATCCGTGAGATCAAGTACATCGCCAGCGACCCAGACGAGAAGTATTTCTTCAACGTCACTGATGAGGCCGCCCTCAACGACATTGTGGACGCCTTGGGCGACCGCATCTTCAGCCTGGAAG gcacCCACGGGTACAACGAGAGCTCCTTCGAGCTGGAGATGTCCCAGATTGGCTTCTCCCTCCATCTCCTGGAG GACGGGATCCTCTTTGGCACAGTGGGAGCCTATGACTGGGAcggggctgtgctggaggagagcCGGCGTGGCCGCATCATCCCACCCCGGAAAGCCTTCGAGAAGGAGTTCCCAGTGGAGCTGAAGAATCATGCGGCTTATTTGG GGTATGCCATCTCCTCGCTGCGGTTGCCCAGCGGGCAGCGCCTGTACGTGGCCGGAGCCCCTCGCTTCCAGCACAAGGGCAAGGTGATCCTCTTCGAGATGGGCACCACGGGGACCGTGACAGTGGCCCAGGCACTGACAGGGGAGCAG ATCGGCTCCTACTTCGGCAGCGAGGTGTGCGCCCTGGATGTGGATGGTGACGGGGTCACTGACgtgctgctggtggcagctccCATGTACCTGGGTGCCCAGAGCAGGGAGACGGGGCGGGTGTACCTCTACAGAGTGGGGCAg AGGCTGCTGGCCCCTGCTGGCACCTTGCACGCCGACAAGAAGCCGCAGGACTCTCGGTTCGGCTACGCCTTGGCTGCCGTGCCAGACCTCAACCATGATGGCTTCAATGATGTGGTGGTGGGGGCTCCGCTGGAGGACGGGCACCGTGGTGCTGTCTATGTCTACCACGGTGCCCCGGGCACCCTTCTGCCCAATTACAAGCAG CGCATCGAGGCGGCGGCGCTGGGTCCAACCCTCAGTTATTTTGGGCGCAGCGTGGACGGGCAGCTGGACCTGGACGGGGATGGGCTGGTGGACCTGGCTGTGGGGGCGCAGggggtggctgtgctgctgcG CTCCCGCCAGATTGTCCAGATCAACACATCGCTGACCGTGGAGCCACCGGCCATCAACGTCATCCAGAAGAACTGCCAACGCGGCGGCACCAGAGCTGTCTGCCTCCGGGCCAGGGTCTGCTTCCGCGCCGGGACCCGTGCCCAGGGCCAGCAGGACAGGGAGATTG AGCTCCGATACAACGTGTCCCTGGAGGAGAGGACACCAGGAGCCCGGGCTGCCTTCAACTCTGGTGCCCGGCGGCTGCTGCAGCGCCGCCTTGAGCTCTCCCTggggaggcagagctgcctccGCTTCCCCTTCCACGTCCTG GACACCACAGACTATCTGCGACCCCTCAGCTTCACAGTGAGGTTGGCCATGGCCGAATCCACTGGGCCAGTGCTGGATGAGAGGTCCCCCACCACCATCCGGAAACtg ATCCCCTTCTTCAAGGACTGCGGGGAGGATGACGAGTGTGTCACGGACCTGGTGCTCAGTGCCACCATGGACATCGTGGGCTCCAG gcagagcccccaTGTCCTGCGcaagggcaggaggaaggtggTGGTGGATGTGGTCCTGGAGAACAAGAAGGAGAACGCCTACAACGCCAGcctgctcctctgcttctccaACAACCTCCACTTCTCCAGCCTCGCACTCCAA GACACCAGCCCGGTGAAGCTGGAGTGCATGGCACTGCCGGGTCACTGCCGGCTCTGCAGTGTTGGCTACCCTGTCTTCCGCTCACTGGCCAAG GTGTCCTTCACCCTGGAGCTGGAGTTCAGCTGCTCCATCCTCCTTGACCGAGCTGAGGTCACCCTCGAGGCCAGCAG TGACAGCACAGAGGCGACACTGGAGGACAACGTGGTCCAGCTTTCTGCCTCCATCCGCTATGAGCCTGACCTCTTCCTCTCCAG CGATGCCAACCTGCACCGGTACGAGGTTCACCCACTTGGCACCTTCCCCCATGGCCCCGGGCCTGAATTCAAGACCACGGTGAAG GTGCAGAATTTTGGGTGCTACCTGGTCCGAAACGTCACCCTCCACATGGCCCTACCAGCCCTGGGCTACCGCCATACCACATTCCTCTCAGTCACACGTGTCCTGGCCGACAAT gcTACCTGCATGCTGCGGACCCCCCCCAAGGAGCCACGGCAGTGGGGCACGGCCATGGTGGTCCCCGTGCACCCCGACGACCTCCTGCATGTGGACAGGCTG gacTGCAGCAACGCCTGGTGCCAGgagctgagctgccggctgggccGGCTGGACCGTGGTGGGGAGATCTCTATCCACATCCTCCGCACCATCCACAACGACTTCTTCcgtggg gcTAAATTCAGGAGTGTGAAAGTTATCAGCACGATCTGGCTGGGGGTGCCAGAGAGCagcgtgctgctgctggaggagggggcACATCAGAGGGAG atggTGCTTGAAATCATCCAGGGGAAACGGGTGCCCATCTCCCTCTGGATCCTGGTGGGCAGCATCCTGGGGGGGCTGCTCCTCCTGGCACTGATCATCTTCTGCCTGTGGAAG CTGGGCTTCTTCACCCGCAAGAAGctccccgaggaggaggaggagaaggaggagcagtGA